The proteins below are encoded in one region of Paenibacillus sp. YYML68:
- the hfq gene encoding RNA chaperone Hfq, which produces MNKSINIQDTFLNQLRKENIPVTVYLTNGFQIRGVIRAFDNFTIIIDSEGRQQMVYKHAISTFTPQRAVSLMQQEQSAD; this is translated from the coding sequence ATGAACAAGTCGATCAACATCCAGGACACGTTTTTGAACCAATTGCGCAAGGAGAATATTCCAGTCACCGTTTATTTGACGAATGGCTTCCAAATTCGCGGTGTCATTCGCGCATTCGATAACTTTACGATCATTATTGACAGTGAAGGACGTCAGCAGATGGTGTACAAGCACGCGATCTCGACGTTCACACCGCAGCGCGCCGTATCGTTGATGCAGCAGGAGCAGAGCGCAGATTAA
- the mutL gene encoding DNA mismatch repair endonuclease MutL: protein MGIINVLDAHIANQIAAGEVVERPSSVVKELVENAIDAGSSRIDVMIEEGGLELIRVSDNGSGLQPDDVETAFLRHATSKISTTHDLFAIRTLGFRGEALPSIAAVAKVELVTCTDGSGLGTCVRMEGGSLMSRTEKAAPRGTDIAVRELFFNTPARLKYMKTIQTELGHVTDYMYRLALAHPGIAFSLKHNGSTLLQTLGNGDMLNAIAAIYGTSVARVMLPISGESLDYKLSGFIAKPELTRANRGAVTTIINGRYIRSYPLVHALLQAYHTLLPINRFPVAVLQLQMDPTLLDVNVHPAKLEVRFSKEQELLQFVEREARAVLAKQRLIPSAAESTARKPREALIQEQLELYRPTGGESASSPAPGAQSAAQAAERGGSAGNVAQRAQSAAQAAEHGRSAGASGAHSAAQAAQAAERSSSAGAPSAQQSRPSTAAYASPSEPARSARETAAAAEALLRAMSPAIEQPAPALPQFPKLDPIGQLHGTYIVAQNEEGLFLIDQHAAHERINYEHYYELFGRPESASQELLVPITLQFTAAEASKLQEKLPQLEQAGVYLEPFGGSAFLVRAYPHWLPQGDEQTLLDEIIDWLLSERKQVDLAKLREKAAIMCSCKASIKANQNMGMLEMEVLLDRLAACRNPYTCPHGRPIVVSFSTYELEKMFKRVM, encoded by the coding sequence CAGCAGCCGCATCGACGTCATGATTGAGGAAGGGGGCTTAGAGCTGATCCGAGTCAGCGATAACGGCTCCGGCCTTCAGCCTGATGATGTCGAGACGGCGTTCCTGCGGCATGCGACGAGCAAAATATCGACGACCCACGACTTGTTCGCAATCCGAACGTTAGGCTTCCGCGGCGAGGCGTTGCCGAGTATTGCGGCCGTAGCGAAGGTCGAGCTGGTGACGTGTACAGATGGCAGTGGACTCGGAACGTGTGTTCGAATGGAGGGCGGCTCGCTCATGAGCCGTACCGAGAAGGCGGCGCCGCGCGGGACCGATATTGCGGTGCGAGAGCTGTTCTTCAATACACCTGCCCGGTTGAAGTATATGAAGACGATACAAACGGAGCTCGGACATGTGACCGACTATATGTACAGATTGGCGCTGGCACATCCGGGTATTGCCTTCTCGCTGAAGCATAACGGCAGCACGCTGCTGCAGACGCTCGGCAATGGGGATATGCTGAATGCGATCGCGGCCATCTACGGCACCTCGGTTGCGCGGGTCATGCTGCCGATCTCGGGGGAGTCACTTGATTACAAGCTGTCGGGCTTCATTGCGAAGCCGGAGCTGACGCGTGCGAATCGCGGTGCGGTCACTACGATTATCAATGGCCGTTACATTCGCAGCTATCCGCTCGTGCACGCACTGCTGCAGGCTTACCATACGCTGCTGCCGATTAACCGGTTTCCGGTGGCGGTGCTGCAGCTTCAGATGGACCCGACGCTGCTCGATGTCAATGTGCATCCAGCTAAGCTGGAGGTGCGCTTCAGCAAGGAGCAGGAGCTGCTCCAATTCGTCGAGCGCGAGGCTCGGGCCGTGCTGGCGAAGCAGCGGCTCATTCCATCAGCTGCTGAGAGCACCGCTCGCAAGCCGCGGGAGGCGCTCATTCAGGAGCAGCTGGAGCTGTACCGGCCGACGGGCGGCGAGTCGGCCAGTTCGCCTGCGCCAGGGGCGCAGAGCGCCGCGCAGGCGGCAGAGCGCGGCGGCAGCGCAGGCAACGTCGCGCAGAGAGCGCAGAGCGCCGCGCAAGCGGCGGAGCACGGCCGCAGCGCAGGCGCGTCGGGAGCGCATAGCGCGGCGCAGGCTGCGCAAGCTGCTGAGCGCAGTAGCAGTGCAGGCGCGCCTAGCGCTCAGCAATCGCGGCCCTCTACGGCTGCGTATGCTTCGCCGAGCGAGCCTGCTCGCTCGGCGAGGGAGACGGCCGCAGCAGCAGAGGCGCTGCTGCGGGCGATGTCGCCAGCAATCGAGCAGCCGGCTCCAGCTCTGCCGCAGTTTCCGAAGCTGGACCCGATCGGGCAGCTGCACGGGACATACATTGTGGCGCAGAACGAGGAGGGACTGTTTCTCATCGATCAGCATGCGGCGCATGAGCGCATTAACTACGAGCACTATTATGAGCTGTTCGGTAGACCCGAGTCGGCCAGCCAGGAGCTGCTCGTTCCGATTACGCTGCAGTTTACGGCCGCGGAGGCGTCCAAGCTGCAGGAGAAGCTGCCGCAGCTGGAGCAAGCTGGCGTCTATCTGGAGCCGTTCGGCGGCTCGGCCTTCCTCGTTCGGGCTTACCCGCACTGGCTTCCGCAGGGAGACGAGCAGACGCTGCTAGATGAAATCATTGACTGGCTCTTGTCCGAGCGGAAGCAGGTCGATCTGGCCAAGCTTCGCGAGAAGGCAGCGATCATGTGCTCCTGCAAGGCGTCGATTAAGGCGAACCAGAACATGGGCATGCTGGAGATGGAGGTGCTACTGGATCGACTGGCGGCATGCCGTAATCCGTATACGTGTCCGCATGGTCGTCCGATCGTTGTCAGCTTCTCCACATATGAGCTGGAAAAAATGTTCAAAAGGGTGATGTAA
- a CDS encoding class I SAM-dependent methyltransferase yields the protein MFVTTSYDPHPAQLAEARRISAELGGRCLERRRMTLAQLRERFGDADILVISKERLEYHREGRLPLFFHPSTASIRIKRLLNGEPDTLLKLAAIEPGDRVVDCTAGLGSDSIVFSYAVGASGHVTALESARVPAYLLQQGLQAYELDVIGLNEAMRRIEVAEVDHLDYLRGLADDSVDVVYFDPMFRKPITESTSIKAIRGMADDRALSLDAIAQARRVARRIVVLKEHRDSPEFERLGFELAHRSSTKIAYGVIRCT from the coding sequence TTGTTCGTTACGACCTCGTACGACCCGCACCCCGCACAGCTAGCCGAAGCCCGGCGCATTAGCGCCGAGCTTGGCGGCCGTTGTCTGGAGCGGCGTCGTATGACGCTAGCCCAGCTGCGCGAGCGGTTCGGAGATGCCGACATCCTCGTCATCTCCAAGGAGCGGCTGGAGTACCACCGCGAAGGGCGGCTTCCGCTCTTTTTTCACCCGAGCACGGCAAGTATTCGAATTAAACGGCTGCTGAACGGGGAGCCCGACACGCTGCTTAAGCTAGCTGCCATCGAGCCGGGAGATCGAGTCGTTGATTGCACGGCGGGACTCGGCTCAGACTCAATCGTGTTCTCTTATGCTGTCGGAGCTAGCGGACATGTGACGGCGCTTGAGAGCGCGCGTGTACCCGCTTACTTATTACAGCAAGGCCTGCAAGCGTACGAATTAGACGTAATCGGCTTGAATGAGGCGATGCGTCGCATTGAGGTCGCGGAAGTGGATCACCTCGATTACTTGCGCGGACTTGCCGATGATAGCGTCGATGTCGTATACTTCGATCCCATGTTCCGCAAGCCGATTACAGAGTCGACCTCGATCAAGGCGATTCGCGGTATGGCTGACGACCGGGCGCTGTCGCTAGATGCCATTGCACAGGCGCGTCGGGTAGCAAGACGGATCGTCGTGCTGAAGGAGCATCGGGACAGTCCGGAGTTCGAGCGTCTGGGCTTCGAGCTCGCGCACCGTTCCTCAACGAAAATAGCTTATGGAGTGATAAGATGTACATAG
- the miaA gene encoding tRNA (adenosine(37)-N6)-dimethylallyltransferase MiaA produces MYIESDAPKPPLLVLVGPTAVGKTKLSLTLAKQYNAEIISGDSMQVYRGMDIGTAKAAPEELAAVKHHLIDILEPHEPFSVAEFQERCTSLIQDIGARKRLPFIVGGTGLYVESVCYDFQFSEVSSDEAFRSEMTDYAQSHGAEALHARLAQVDPESAEKLHPNDQRRIIRALEVHHVSGERLSEQQKRQTKVSPYQLCIVGLTMDRALLYKRIEERIDLMLEQGLIDEVRGLLELGIPSSSTSMQGLGYKEIVAYLEGRASLDEAVDLLKKNTRHFAKRQLSWFRHMKEIEWVDMSQLEDFTTQLDAVRAIISTKLTLDRNSY; encoded by the coding sequence ATGTACATAGAATCGGACGCACCGAAGCCGCCGCTGCTCGTGCTGGTCGGGCCGACGGCTGTAGGGAAGACGAAGCTTAGCCTCACGCTGGCGAAGCAATACAACGCGGAGATTATTTCCGGCGATTCGATGCAGGTGTACCGGGGGATGGATATAGGCACAGCCAAGGCAGCCCCAGAGGAGCTGGCGGCGGTCAAGCATCATCTCATCGACATTCTCGAGCCGCACGAGCCGTTCTCGGTGGCGGAATTTCAAGAGCGCTGCACGTCACTCATTCAGGACATAGGTGCACGCAAGCGGCTTCCCTTCATCGTAGGAGGCACAGGGCTGTACGTGGAGTCGGTATGCTACGACTTTCAATTCAGCGAGGTCAGTTCTGATGAAGCGTTCCGCAGCGAGATGACCGACTATGCTCAGTCCCACGGGGCCGAGGCGCTTCATGCGCGGCTTGCACAGGTCGATCCCGAATCGGCAGAGAAGCTTCATCCGAACGACCAGCGGCGCATCATTCGTGCGCTGGAGGTGCACCACGTCTCCGGAGAGCGCTTGTCTGAGCAGCAGAAGCGTCAGACCAAGGTGTCTCCGTATCAATTGTGCATCGTCGGGTTGACAATGGATAGAGCTTTACTATATAAACGTATTGAAGAGCGAATCGATCTGATGCTGGAGCAAGGCTTGATTGACGAAGTACGCGGGCTGCTCGAGCTTGGAATTCCTTCGTCCAGCACCTCCATGCAAGGCTTAGGCTACAAGGAAATCGTCGCCTATCTGGAAGGACGCGCATCACTTGATGAGGCCGTAGACCTGTTGAAAAAAAATACGCGTCACTTCGCCAAGAGGCAGCTCTCGTGGTTTCGGCATATGAAAGAGATCGAATGGGTCGATATGAGTCAGTTGGAAGATTTTACTACCCAGCTGGACGCTGTTCGTGCTATAATATCTACTAAATTGACTCTGGACCGTAATTCATACTGA